The sequence TTGACGCCTAGAGATATTGTAGAAACTCACGATTTTTTTGCTTGGCCTCTTTCATTTACTCGCTTAGATACCTATCTTAAATGTAAAAGGCGGTATTATTATAAATATATCAAAAATATTGAAGAGTCTAGATTTGATGATAGAGATGCGCTAGATTTTGGTAATTTGATACATAAAGCTTTAGAAGAGTATTTCACCCAATCGAAATATGAATTTGATAAAAGCGAGTTTTTACAGATATATAACAAATATCAAAAAGAGAGCACGCTAAAAAGCGAGATTTTCAAGCTAAAACTTGATGAGTTCGCATCTAGTCAAAATAGCCATTTCAAAGATGGATTTAGCGTTAGCAAATGCGAGATGGAGATTGAAACCCAGTTTGATGGTATTCCTATCAAAGGCAAGATTGATAGAGTAGATATCAATGGTGATGATATTTGGCTTATTGATTATAAGAGTGGAAAAGCAGATGAAAAGTCCTTGCAGCTAGTATTTTATGAGCTTTTATATCAAGCGAAATTTGATAAAACCGCCAAGGGATATTTCTACTCATTTGATGATAATAAATTTACCAATAGCAAAGCCGACATGGATAAATTAATCGAAGCTTTAGATGAGTTAAAAAATGAAAATAATACCCAAATTAATTTTGATCAAAATACAAATCATTGCGATATATGCCCGTATGAATCTCTGTGTTTAAGGGGATTAAGATGAAATTTGAAAATTATTTGTGCTTAGAAGCGAGTGCGGGAAGTGGCAAGACATTTGCTCTATCAGTTCGCTATATCGCTCTATTATTAAAAGGCAATCACCCAAGAAAAATCCTAGCCCTAACATTCACAAACAAAGCCGCAAACGAGATGAAGCACAGGATCACAGATACATTTTGTAATTTAGATTCAAGCGAGTGCGATGGCGAGAGAAATGCGATTTGTGAGCTTTTAGGTAAATCAAAAGAAGAGATTTTGGCACTTAGAGATAAATTTATGGCTGATTTTTTATCAAGTGAGTTAAAGATATCTACATTTGACTCCTTTTTTGCTACGATTCTTAGGCAGTTTAGCTTAAATTTAGGTCTTATGCCAGATTTTAACTCTCTTAATGATAATAGCATTGAGGTTAAAAATGAGTTTAAAAGGCTCTTAAACTCAAATTCAATGATGAGTAAAGTAGCAAAATATCTATATTATACAAATAGCAAAGAAAATGCCCTTTTTGAAAAGCTCGCTCTACTCTCACAAACTAAATTTGATAAATTCGATGCTCCATGGCCAAACCCTAAAAACGCAATGGATAGATATAATGCCCTATGTGATGTGGCATTAAAATTGAGTAGTGATGGTAATTATGTGAAGAATTTTAATAAAAATTTAAGCTTAAACGAGATAGTTGAAAAAGCGGTTGTAAAAGATAAAGATATGAAAAAAAAATATTTTGATAAAGTGAAAGACAACGCCGAATTTAACGCCGCTAGAGATGAGTTTATAAGTGCTCTAAAAGAGTATTATATAGCTCTTGAGAAATATGAAATATCTCAAATTTCATATTTTGTGGATCTCTATAAAAAGGCAATTGCCAATGTAAATCGCCGTGAAAATAGCCTAAGTTTTGCCGATATCACAAATTGGGTTAATGAGCTTCTAACTAGCAAAAACAAGCAAAATATCGATATGCTATATTTTCGCCTTGATGCTAAGATTAGGCATATTTTGATTGATGAGTTTCAAGATACTGATATCAAGCAGTATGAGATACTAGAACCACTCATAGCTGAAAGTCTCTCTGGCATAGGTCAAAGCGGTCTTGGGAGCTTTTTTTATGTTGGTGATATAAAGCAGAGTATTTATAGATTTCGTGGGGGTCAAAGTGAGCTATTTAATAAGCTCAAAGAGGATTTTTCACAGATAAAAGCTCAAAGCCTAGATAAAAATTATCGCAGTGATAAAGAGATAGTAGAATATGTAAATAATAGATTTAAAGACAAATATCCACACTACATAGACCAAATTCCAAATAGCAAAGAAAATGGCTATGTGAGGGTTATTAAATTTGATAGAGAAAAATATTTAGAGGCGATTTATGATAGCATAAAAAAACTCGAAGATAACCGCATAGAACATAAAGATATGGCGATACTTTGTTGGAAAAATAGTGATATTTATAATATCAAAGACTATTTAGAAGATAAAGGCTTAGAAGTATCTACCCAAACTACAAATAATCTTATCAAAAGTGCCAATGTAGCGGCGGTGGTGGCATTTTTGAAATACTCTATTTTTGGTGATAGGATATATCTAAACGCCCAATATGAGATAACTAAAACCAAAAAAGCCAAACTAGAGTTAAAAAGCGATGCTAGCGTAGCTCAAACTCTTAAATTCATCGCTAAATACCTTGAGCTTGAGCCTTGCGATATTGATTTATTGAAACTATATGAGATTAGTAGCAAATATAGCGATATATATGACTTTGCTTTTAATATCGATAACGACCAGACAACTAGCGCTAAAAATAGCCAAAAAGGCATAACGATAATGACCGTTCATAAGAGCAAAGGGCTGCAATTTGACCATGTCATCGTGCTTGATTATATAGGAAAAGAAAATAGCCAAAAAGATAAATTTTTAATGGAGTATAATCTAGGCACAAATAGCTGGGATATAAGGTTAGCTAATAAGGTGTTTGAGTATTTGGGCGATGCGGATTATACCAAGCTTCAAGATAGACAAAAAGAGCTTGATAGAAAAGAGGTTATAAATAAAATTTATGTAGCATTAACCAGGGCTAAACATAGCTTAATAATCTTAGCCAAAGATAATCCAAATGGCAACAATATCTCATATTTTACTGAGTATGAATCAAATGGCAAAACGGTGGAATATCTAAATTTAGATGAATGCAAATTAGGGATTATCGAACCAAATAGCGACAAAAAGCAAGAGCCCAAGTCGCAAATAACCCATCTTAAACCATTTGAAAAGATTGCGCCACAAGAGATTTTAACCAGCGATAAGCCAAAAGAGAGCTTAAATTTGGATTCTATCTACTTTGGCAAGGCACTGCATTATTACCTTGAGAGCATTGATTTTGCTGATTTTAACTCACTTAAAATCGCTCAAAATTGCTTGTATAATAAATTTGGAGCATTTATCGACCAAGATGGCTTAAAAGATATTAAAGATAGAGTTGATAGGCTTTTAAATAACCCGCAATTTTTAGAAATTATAAAAGATAAAAGATTATATCAAGAGCAAGATATCGGATTTAATGGGGCGTTAAAACGCATCGATTTATTATGCGTAAATAACGATGAAATCGAGATAATAGACTATAAAAGCTCTCTTAAAAATAGCGATGAGCATAAAGAGCAAGTCAGAGAATATCTAGATATTTTATCTCAAATTTACCCACAAAAAAAGCTAAAAGCTAGTATAGTTTATATACTACATGACAAAATTCAAATTTCAAAGCTCTAATATAAAAATTTTCTTAAATTCAGTTATTTTTAAGCTAGTCTCGCTATAATTTCATCTCTTAAATTAATTATATAAAAGGCAAGATTATGACAAAGATAACAAAGCCAAATGAAGTAAAGCGTGATTGGATCGTTCTTGATGCTTCTGGAAAGAGATTTGGTAGATTGCTAACTGAAGCTGCTACACTACTTCGTGGCAAACATAAGCCAGGATTTAGCCCAAATGTTGATTGCGGAGATTATGTAATCATCATCAATGCTAGCAAGGCAGAATTCACAGGTGCGAATAAAGCTGAAGAGAAACTTTATCACAGACATTCAGGCTATTTTGGTAGCGTAAAAAGCGAAAAATTTGGTGATTTACTAGCTAATAAACCTGAAAAGCTTTATAAATTAGCAGTCCGTGGTATGCTACCTAAGACAAAATTAGGCAAAGAGATGCTTAAAAAATTAAAAATCTATGCTGGTAGTGAGCATCCGCACACTGCACAAATAGCTAAAGAAGGAAAATAATAATGGCAACAACATACGCAACAGGTAAGAGAAAAACAGCAGTTGCTAAAGTTTGGGTAAAACCAGGTAGCGGCAAAATCACAGTAAATGGTATGGATCTAAATACTTGGCTTGGCGGACACGAAGCTATAAAGCTTAAAGTAGTTCAACCATTATTAGTAACAAAACAAGAAACTTCTATGGATATCACAGCTACGACTTTAGGCGGTGGGTATTCAGCTCAAGCAGAGGCTTTAAGACACGGAATTTCAAGAGCTTTAGCTTCTATCGACGCAACATTTAGAGCAGCTCTTAAACCACAAGGCCTTCTAACTCGTGATAGCCGTGTTGTAGAGCGTAAAAAATATGGCCGCAGAAAAGCAAGAAGAAGTCCGCAATTCTCAAAAAGATAATATTTCATATTTCCAAAGGCCTTTTGGCTTTTGGAGCTTTTTTAAATTTAATTTTGTTTATTTAGCAAAAATTTATAATAAATTTTTATTAAGTTAAGATTGATTACATATAATTCCGATGTCCAACAGATAAACCTCCTTTTTGTAATAGTTTCGGAGTTGTAATCCAACTCCGATACCACATTTTATTACTTTTCTTAAACTTTCATAAATCACGAAAGCCATAAATCGCATTATAAAATAAATTAAGTTTTTATTTGATAATTTCATTTTGGTTATTTTCACCCAAAAGAGTAACCAAATCTTTATAAATCTCAAACATTCAAAATCACAAAATTTATATTGTTTTAAAGCGATTTAATGTATTATTCCTAAATTAATCATTACATTTAATCACACTTTTAAGGAATTAAAATGAAAAAATTCATTTTAGCATTATGTGCGGCGTCAGCGATATTTGCAAGTGATAGATATGAATTAACCATAGTTGGTGGATATGCTCACCCAGAGGGCACTCAAGGTATTGATGACCAAAAGCTAATTGGTCTAAGATTAGGTAGAAATTTAGATCTATCTTGGCTTAGTCAAATTGAGCTTGGCTTTGATTATACTCCTAAGGCTACATTTGAAGACAAAAATGGCAAAGAAATTGGCTATGATACAAGAATTGCTAGATACTATTTAAATTTAGTAAAAGATTTTGCTTTAACTGATAGATTTTCTGTTTATGCCTTGGCCGGTGCTGGATATCAAGATCTAAGTAAAGAGGCAAATGATGCTAATGATGATGGATTTGGTCAAGCTGGTTTGGGGGTTAAATTTAAAGTAGTGGATAATTTTGCTATCAAATTAGAAGCAAGAGATGCTATTAACTTCAAAGAAGGAGATAGTACATTTTTATATACTTTAGGTTTTGCTAGTAGCTTTGGTGCTACCAAAAAATCCGAGCCTACCATAACTCAAGAAGCCCCTATCGCTCCACAAGTAGTAGATGGCGATGATGATAATGATGGAGTGTTAAATAGCAAAGATAGATGCCCTAATACCCCAGCAGGTGCCGTGGTGGATGAAAATGGCTGTCAAAAATTAATTAGATTAAATTTACATGCTAATTTCGCAAGTGATAGCGCAACTTTAAGCCCAAAATTTGTAGCTAAAATAGAAGAAGTTGCTAAAGTTTTAAATATGAATAGCGAGTATAAAGTTGTATTAGAAGGCCACACAGATTCTACAGGTTCAGAAAAATATAACCAAATTTTATCAGAAAAAAGAGCCAAAGCAGTAGCAGATGTGCTTATAAATATGGGTGTAAGCAAAGATAGAATCCAAACAATAGGCTATGGTGAGTTATCTCCAATCGCTACAAACAAAACCAAAGAGGGTAGAGCACAAAATCGCCGTGTTGATGCTAAATTTAGTAATTAATTATGCAGATAATCACCGATTTTGATTATACGGCTATATTGGCACTTTGTGCTAAATATAGCCTTAGAGTTATATTTTCACTACTTATATTTTTTATTGGCAAGTGGATTGTTTGGCGAATTTGCCTTATTATAGAAAGAGTCATACAAAAAGCCAAAATAGATAAATTAATAGCCAGTTTTATTATAAATTCATCCAAAACAATATTTTTGATAATTGTCATTGTAGCAGCATTAGCAAATCTTGGTATCGATACGACCTCATTTGTAGCGATGCTTGGCGCTATCGGGCTTGGTATCGGTATGGCCTTTAAAGATTCATTTGGCAATATCGGAGCTGGGATTTTGATTCTATTTTTTAGGCCATTTAGGATAGGGGATAATATCGATATTGGTGGATATAACGGCGTAGCGAGTGAGTTAAATTTGTTTAGTATATGTCTAATAACTGGCGATGGCAAAAGCGTCATTATCCCAAATAAACAGGTCATAAATAGCAAAATTATAAATTTCTCACTAACACCAACCAGGCGAGTTGAGCTACTTTTTAGTGTGGATTATAAAGATGATTTAAGATTAGCTAAGGATATAATCTTAAATATCGCAAATCAAAATGAGTTAATCCTAAAAGAGCCCGCACCTAGCGTATTAGTAAGTGCTCTTGGGGCTCACAGCATTGATATATTAGTTAGATTTTGGGTGCTTAATGAAAATTATAGCACCACGCAGTCAGCTATGCTAGAAGGCGTTAAAATGGCATTTGACGAAGCTGGGATTAGTATCCCATATCCGCAACTTGTAACGCATCATATATATGAGAAAGAGAGCGAAGATGATGAATAAGCCTACTATTTTATTTGATCTTGATGGGACGCTTATTGACTCTACTGAAGCTATTGTAAATGGATTTTATAAGGCTTTTAGGAGTTATAATCTCACCGAGCCTACAAAGGCTCAAATTTGCTCATTAGTGGGGCATCCTTTGGAGTATATGTTTGGCTCACTTGGAGTTAAAGAGCATTTGATAGCTGATTTTATCGCTATTTACAAAGATGATTATAGGCAAAACTACCTAGCACAAACCACTCTTTTGCCCAGTGGATTTGAAGCAGTTAGCAAGGCTAGTGAATTTGCGAATTTAGGAGTAGTAACCACAAAAACCTCTTTATATTCTAAAAATTTGCTTGAAAACTTAGGAATTTTAAAATATTTTAGCGTTGTTATAGGGCGAGATGATGTAACCCATCCAAAGCCAAATCCTGAGCCGATTCTAAAGGCTTTAGAAGCGATCGGTAAGAGCTCAAAAAGCTATATGATAGGCGATACCCCAATGGATGCTAAAGCGGCTAAGAGTGCCGGTATTTTCAGTATTGGCGTAACTTGTGGATATGAGAGTAGAGAGAATTTAGAATCAATCTGTGATTATGTCTGCTTAGATACTTTAAGCGCTGTAGAGTATATCAAGATATCTAATTCATAAAATTTATTGATTTTTTGTTTAAACTTATAAATTAGCTAAAAAAATTTGGCTAATTTTTTCTAATTAATTATATATTAATTTTATGGAAAAATCATATTTTGAGCTATGTATTATTTATATAACTGATAATTTATATAAAAATAAATTTATAGTTAACTTATTTTTTAAGTTTTTATAATATAATTGCTAACTTTAAGTTAAAAATAATTAAACTAATATAAGTCTTAAATTTTTATTCCTTGAATATAAAAATTTAGCTTAGAAAGGAATCAAATGAGTAAAATTATGAAAACCATGGATGGCAATGAAGCGGCAGCTTACGCCTCTTATGCTTTTACAGAAGTTGCTGGGATATATCCTATTACGCCTAGTTCACCTATGGCAGACTATGTGGATATATGGGCAAGTGAAGGCAAAAAAAATCTCTTTGGGATGCCTGTTAAAGTAGTCGAGATGCAAAGCGAAGCCGGTGCGGCAGGTACGGTACATGGCAGCCTTCAAGCTGGAGCATTAACTACTACATTTACAGCAGCCCAAGGGCTATTGCTTAAAATTCCAAATATGTATAAAATCTCAGGCCAAATGTTACCAGGCGTGATCCATGTCGCAGCTAGATCTTTGGCGGCTCAAGCCTTATCAATTTTTGGCGATCATCAAGATATATACGCTTGTAGGCAGACTGGATTTGCTATGCTTGCTACTGGATCAGTCCAAGAAGTTATGGATCTAGCGGGGGTAGCTCACCTTAGTGCGATTAAAGGTAGGGTACCATTTTTACACTTTTTTGATGGATTTAGAACTAGCCATGAAATTCAAAAAATCGAAGTGATGGATTATAGTGTATTTGATAAATTGCTTGATAAAGAGGCGGTTGAAGAGTTTAGACGCACATCTATGAATCCCGAAAATCCAAAAATCAGAGGAACGGCTCAAAATGATGATATATATTTTCAAACTAGGGAGCTAACCAACAAATTTTATGATGCTATCCCTGATATTGTGGCTGATTATATGAGTGAGATATCTAAGGTTACAGGTAGAAATTACGCACCATTTGTATATTATGGTGCCAAAGATGCCACTAGAGTGATTGTAGCGATGGGATCAGTTACTCAAACGCTTGAAGAAGTTGTGGATTATCTAAATTCCAAAGGCGAAAAAGTAGGCGTGCTAAAAGTCCATCTATATAGACCATTTAGTATTAAATATATGTTTGATGTGATGCCTAAATCAGTAGAAAAAATAGCCGTTTTAGACCGCACTAAAGAGCCAGGAAGCCTTGGTGAGCCGCTATATTTAGATATTAAATCTGCATATTATGGCAAAGAGAATGCTCCTATTATAGTAGGTGGAAGATATGGCCTAAGCTCAAAAGATGT is a genomic window of Campylobacter devanensis containing:
- a CDS encoding RecB-like helicase; its protein translation is MKFENYLCLEASAGSGKTFALSVRYIALLLKGNHPRKILALTFTNKAANEMKHRITDTFCNLDSSECDGERNAICELLGKSKEEILALRDKFMADFLSSELKISTFDSFFATILRQFSLNLGLMPDFNSLNDNSIEVKNEFKRLLNSNSMMSKVAKYLYYTNSKENALFEKLALLSQTKFDKFDAPWPNPKNAMDRYNALCDVALKLSSDGNYVKNFNKNLSLNEIVEKAVVKDKDMKKKYFDKVKDNAEFNAARDEFISALKEYYIALEKYEISQISYFVDLYKKAIANVNRRENSLSFADITNWVNELLTSKNKQNIDMLYFRLDAKIRHILIDEFQDTDIKQYEILEPLIAESLSGIGQSGLGSFFYVGDIKQSIYRFRGGQSELFNKLKEDFSQIKAQSLDKNYRSDKEIVEYVNNRFKDKYPHYIDQIPNSKENGYVRVIKFDREKYLEAIYDSIKKLEDNRIEHKDMAILCWKNSDIYNIKDYLEDKGLEVSTQTTNNLIKSANVAAVVAFLKYSIFGDRIYLNAQYEITKTKKAKLELKSDASVAQTLKFIAKYLELEPCDIDLLKLYEISSKYSDIYDFAFNIDNDQTTSAKNSQKGITIMTVHKSKGLQFDHVIVLDYIGKENSQKDKFLMEYNLGTNSWDIRLANKVFEYLGDADYTKLQDRQKELDRKEVINKIYVALTRAKHSLIILAKDNPNGNNISYFTEYESNGKTVEYLNLDECKLGIIEPNSDKKQEPKSQITHLKPFEKIAPQEILTSDKPKESLNLDSIYFGKALHYYLESIDFADFNSLKIAQNCLYNKFGAFIDQDGLKDIKDRVDRLLNNPQFLEIIKDKRLYQEQDIGFNGALKRIDLLCVNNDEIEIIDYKSSLKNSDEHKEQVREYLDILSQIYPQKKLKASIVYILHDKIQISKL
- the rplM gene encoding 50S ribosomal protein L13, with the protein product MTKITKPNEVKRDWIVLDASGKRFGRLLTEAATLLRGKHKPGFSPNVDCGDYVIIINASKAEFTGANKAEEKLYHRHSGYFGSVKSEKFGDLLANKPEKLYKLAVRGMLPKTKLGKEMLKKLKIYAGSEHPHTAQIAKEGK
- the rpsI gene encoding 30S ribosomal protein S9; protein product: MATTYATGKRKTAVAKVWVKPGSGKITVNGMDLNTWLGGHEAIKLKVVQPLLVTKQETSMDITATTLGGGYSAQAEALRHGISRALASIDATFRAALKPQGLLTRDSRVVERKKYGRRKARRSPQFSKR
- a CDS encoding OmpA family protein, with product MKKFILALCAASAIFASDRYELTIVGGYAHPEGTQGIDDQKLIGLRLGRNLDLSWLSQIELGFDYTPKATFEDKNGKEIGYDTRIARYYLNLVKDFALTDRFSVYALAGAGYQDLSKEANDANDDGFGQAGLGVKFKVVDNFAIKLEARDAINFKEGDSTFLYTLGFASSFGATKKSEPTITQEAPIAPQVVDGDDDNDGVLNSKDRCPNTPAGAVVDENGCQKLIRLNLHANFASDSATLSPKFVAKIEEVAKVLNMNSEYKVVLEGHTDSTGSEKYNQILSEKRAKAVADVLINMGVSKDRIQTIGYGELSPIATNKTKEGRAQNRRVDAKFSN
- a CDS encoding mechanosensitive ion channel family protein codes for the protein MQIITDFDYTAILALCAKYSLRVIFSLLIFFIGKWIVWRICLIIERVIQKAKIDKLIASFIINSSKTIFLIIVIVAALANLGIDTTSFVAMLGAIGLGIGMAFKDSFGNIGAGILILFFRPFRIGDNIDIGGYNGVASELNLFSICLITGDGKSVIIPNKQVINSKIINFSLTPTRRVELLFSVDYKDDLRLAKDIILNIANQNELILKEPAPSVLVSALGAHSIDILVRFWVLNENYSTTQSAMLEGVKMAFDEAGISIPYPQLVTHHIYEKESEDDE
- a CDS encoding HAD family hydrolase yields the protein MRKRAKMMNKPTILFDLDGTLIDSTEAIVNGFYKAFRSYNLTEPTKAQICSLVGHPLEYMFGSLGVKEHLIADFIAIYKDDYRQNYLAQTTLLPSGFEAVSKASEFANLGVVTTKTSLYSKNLLENLGILKYFSVVIGRDDVTHPKPNPEPILKALEAIGKSSKSYMIGDTPMDAKAAKSAGIFSIGVTCGYESRENLESICDYVCLDTLSAVEYIKISNS